One Rhodospirillales bacterium genomic window carries:
- a CDS encoding mandelate racemase/muconate lactonizing enzyme family protein — protein sequence MKITSYKLFPVHFPYHHPIRWAGHAEPGLDAMYIRIETDEGLIGVGEAPVRLAWTGATLKSIAVVVDEVLMPRIMKLDIADEDAVSSFMHYVREHVLAKSMIDSAIWDIRAQTAGKPFGEFLGATKPVPVAWTVTRDKVETMVAEAETVVGRHGFTSLKVKVGQGFETDRQVLAGIRKALGNSVTLSADANRNYAEAEVAPLTEMLAEFDVSVVEDPTECVPDRSFARVRAASKLPVLVDNTARTLLEAQMFLAHDADCISVKVPKTGIGDSRAIMDQAAAQGACVHIGLGATSPLGAVAALGLAGSLPAHKNGLPSEESFFLQLTETCVKDPLTVENGVVVLPETPALNDWLDWDQIAKLAP from the coding sequence ATGAAGATTACCAGTTACAAATTATTCCCCGTTCATTTTCCCTATCACCATCCCATCCGTTGGGCCGGCCATGCAGAACCCGGGCTGGATGCCATGTATATTAGAATCGAAACCGATGAAGGGTTGATCGGCGTTGGCGAAGCGCCGGTACGCCTTGCCTGGACCGGGGCGACACTGAAAAGTATCGCCGTGGTGGTGGATGAAGTGTTGATGCCCCGAATCATGAAACTGGATATTGCCGATGAAGATGCGGTGAGCAGTTTTATGCATTATGTGCGCGAACACGTTTTGGCCAAATCTATGATTGATTCTGCCATTTGGGATATCCGCGCGCAAACGGCGGGCAAACCATTTGGCGAATTTTTAGGGGCCACCAAGCCAGTGCCCGTGGCCTGGACGGTGACCCGGGACAAGGTTGAGACCATGGTGGCGGAAGCCGAAACCGTGGTTGGCCGCCATGGCTTTACGTCGTTGAAGGTGAAGGTTGGCCAAGGGTTTGAGACCGATCGCCAAGTGCTGGCCGGGATACGGAAGGCGTTGGGCAACAGCGTGACGCTTTCTGCCGATGCCAACCGTAATTATGCCGAAGCCGAAGTGGCACCGTTAACCGAAATGCTGGCCGAATTTGATGTCAGTGTGGTGGAAGACCCAACCGAATGCGTGCCGGACCGGTCTTTTGCACGGGTGCGCGCAGCATCTAAATTGCCGGTGTTGGTCGACAATACGGCGCGCACCTTGTTGGAGGCCCAGATGTTTTTGGCCCATGATGCCGATTGTATTTCAGTCAAGGTGCCGAAAACCGGCATTGGCGACAGCCGCGCCATCATGGATCAAGCCGCAGCTCAAGGTGCCTGCGTTCATATTGGCCTTGGTGCGACCAGCCCCTTGGGCGCGGTGGCCGCCCTTGGCCTTGCGGGGTCATTACCCGCCCATAAGAACGGCTTGCCATCAGAAGAAAGCTTCTTTTTGCAACTGACAGAAACGTGTGTGAAAGACCCGCTCACCGTTGAGAACGGCGTGGTGGTATTGCCGGAAACACCGGCCTTAAACGATTGGCTGGATTGGGACCAGATCGCCAAACTTGCGCCTTAA
- a CDS encoding isoleucine--tRNA ligase: protein MSGDYKSTVFLPKTEFPLKAGLAQHEPEWLARWERIDLWKKLRAAGKGRPSYVLHDGPPYANGNIHIGHALNKILKDVINRTRQMQGFDVNYVPGWDCHGLPIEWKIEEKYRAEGKDKDQVPVIDFRDECRAFAAQWIDIQKDEFKRLGIMGDWDNPYTTMAHKAEATIVEELGKFLLNGGLFKGMKPVMWSVVEKTALAEAEVEYEDHTSTTVWVKFPVVKTDNAAIKDAAIVIWTTTPWTLPGNRAVAFGDDIDYVVIEVTEIGAESTAKIGETLVFAEALLVDALENSGITGHDVKTHVKGSDLEGAILAHPLRGCDPDGHYDFDVPLLSGHHVTVEQGTGFVHIAPGHGVDDFEIGQKFGIETPETVDPGGLYYDRVALFAGIHVFKAPGPVCDALTGAGNLLARGKLVHSYPHSWRSKAPLIFRATPQWFISMETNDLRKKALGAIDKTRFFPEQGRNRIRAMVEGRPDWCVSRQRAWGVPITVFVNKETGLPLRDETVMKRIVDAVAEEGADVWFIAPPSRFLSPEYNAEDYDRVDDILDVWFDSGSTHAFVLEARDGLSSPADMYLEGSDQHRGWFQSSLLESCGTRDRAPYKSVLTHGFVMDESGRKMSKSLGNVTAPQEVADKYGADILRLWVVASDYSDDLRIGPDILKHQADTYRRLRNTLRYLLGSLGGFEESERLAYSEMPELERWVLNRLFELDALLAESVDNSDFHRFYSALHNFCAVDLSAFYFDIRKDALYCDSPDSIRRRAARTVMDHLFHCLTAWIAPVLCFTAEETWLTRFPSDDDSIHLKPFPEIPEDWNAGGTDSALSKRWETVRDLRRVVTGALEIERAEKRIGSSLQARPTLYGPKDLLEALDGLDGAELFITSGVTLKSETPPDGAFSLDDVPGVGVVPDLASGEKCGRCWKVLDEVGTTKPDDVCVRCADVVAD from the coding sequence ATGAGTGGCGATTACAAATCCACAGTTTTCCTGCCCAAAACGGAATTTCCCCTAAAGGCAGGCTTGGCCCAGCACGAACCAGAATGGTTGGCGCGTTGGGAACGCATTGATCTATGGAAGAAATTGCGGGCAGCGGGAAAAGGCCGCCCTTCATACGTGCTTCATGATGGGCCGCCATATGCCAATGGCAACATTCATATCGGCCATGCGCTGAACAAAATTTTGAAGGATGTGATCAATCGCACCCGCCAGATGCAGGGCTTTGATGTCAATTATGTGCCGGGCTGGGATTGCCACGGCCTGCCCATTGAATGGAAGATCGAAGAAAAATATCGCGCCGAAGGCAAGGACAAGGATCAGGTTCCGGTCATTGATTTCCGCGATGAATGCCGGGCTTTTGCCGCTCAGTGGATTGATATCCAGAAGGATGAATTTAAACGCCTTGGCATCATGGGGGATTGGGATAATCCCTACACCACCATGGCCCATAAGGCCGAAGCGACCATCGTTGAAGAACTGGGCAAGTTTTTGCTTAACGGGGGCCTGTTCAAAGGCATGAAGCCGGTCATGTGGTCGGTGGTGGAAAAGACTGCCCTGGCTGAGGCCGAAGTTGAATACGAAGATCACACATCGACCACGGTCTGGGTGAAATTCCCGGTCGTCAAAACCGATAATGCGGCCATCAAGGACGCCGCCATCGTCATTTGGACCACCACGCCCTGGACCCTGCCGGGCAACCGTGCCGTAGCTTTTGGGGATGATATTGATTATGTGGTGATTGAGGTCACCGAAATTGGTGCCGAAAGCACCGCCAAAATTGGTGAAACGCTGGTGTTTGCCGAAGCCTTGCTGGTTGATGCATTGGAAAATTCGGGCATCACGGGTCATGATGTTAAAACCCATGTAAAGGGCTCTGATCTGGAAGGTGCGATCCTTGCCCATCCATTGCGCGGGTGCGACCCAGATGGGCATTACGATTTCGATGTGCCGTTGTTATCGGGCCATCATGTGACGGTCGAACAGGGCACAGGCTTTGTTCATATCGCCCCGGGACACGGCGTCGATGATTTTGAAATTGGCCAGAAATTCGGGATTGAAACGCCAGAAACCGTTGATCCCGGTGGCCTGTATTATGACCGGGTCGCCTTGTTTGCGGGCATCCATGTGTTCAAGGCGCCAGGTCCCGTTTGTGATGCCTTGACCGGGGCGGGCAATCTGTTGGCCCGGGGAAAGCTGGTGCATTCCTATCCTCATTCGTGGCGATCAAAGGCCCCGCTGATTTTCCGCGCAACGCCGCAGTGGTTTATTTCCATGGAGACAAATGATCTTCGGAAAAAAGCATTGGGTGCCATCGATAAAACGCGCTTTTTTCCAGAACAAGGCCGCAATCGCATCCGGGCCATGGTGGAAGGCCGTCCTGATTGGTGCGTGTCGCGCCAACGCGCATGGGGTGTGCCCATCACGGTGTTCGTGAACAAAGAAACAGGCCTGCCGCTTCGTGATGAAACGGTGATGAAACGAATTGTGGATGCGGTTGCCGAAGAAGGTGCCGATGTCTGGTTTATCGCCCCCCCCTCGCGGTTTTTATCCCCTGAATATAATGCCGAAGATTATGATCGCGTCGATGATATTTTGGATGTCTGGTTTGATTCGGGTTCCACCCATGCCTTTGTGCTGGAAGCCCGCGACGGACTTTCTTCGCCGGCGGATATGTATCTGGAAGGGTCCGATCAGCATCGGGGCTGGTTCCAGTCATCGCTGCTTGAATCCTGTGGCACCCGCGATCGCGCACCCTATAAATCTGTGCTGACCCATGGGTTTGTCATGGATGAATCGGGCCGCAAGATGTCGAAATCCCTTGGCAATGTCACCGCACCCCAGGAAGTCGCTGATAAATACGGTGCCGATATTTTAAGGCTGTGGGTGGTGGCATCAGATTATTCCGATGACCTGCGTATCGGGCCTGACATTCTTAAACATCAGGCAGACACCTATCGTCGCCTGCGCAATACGTTGCGTTATCTTTTGGGCTCTCTTGGTGGGTTCGAAGAATCAGAACGGTTGGCATATTCAGAAATGCCTGAACTGGAACGCTGGGTTCTTAATCGCTTGTTTGAACTGGATGCGTTGTTGGCAGAATCTGTTGATAACAGTGATTTCCATCGGTTTTATTCGGCGCTGCATAATTTCTGTGCTGTGGACCTTTCGGCCTTTTATTTCGACATCCGCAAAGATGCCCTGTACTGCGACAGCCCTGACAGCATCCGTCGCCGCGCCGCACGGACCGTCATGGATCATCTGTTTCATTGCCTGACCGCGTGGATCGCCCCGGTGCTTTGTTTTACGGCAGAAGAAACCTGGTTGACCCGGTTCCCATCCGATGATGACAGCATCCACCTTAAGCCCTTCCCCGAAATTCCAGAGGACTGGAACGCGGGTGGAACAGATTCTGCACTTTCCAAGCGCTGGGAAACGGTGCGCGATTTGCGCCGGGTTGTCACGGGTGCATTAGAAATTGAACGGGCTGAAAAACGCATTGGGTCATCCCTGCAGGCAAGGCCCACCCTTTATGGGCCCAAAGATTTGCTTGAAGCCCTTGATGGATTGGATGGCGCAGAATTGTTTATTACATCGGGCGTCACGTTGAAATCTGAAACGCCACCCGATGGTGCATTTTCCCTTGATGATGTGCCCGGTGTCGGGGTTGTTCCTGATCTGGCCAGTGGTGAAAAATGCGGACGCTGCTGGAAGGTGCTGGACGAAGTGGGCACAACCAAGCCCGATGACGTGTGCGTGCGCTGTGCCGATGTGGTCGCTGATTAA
- a CDS encoding DUF3035 domain-containing protein: protein MIRLNLSSLAHRVTSFAAPFAVLLALGGLVVLPGCSGVREAVGLTREAPDEFQVRVRAPLSMPREYGLKAPRPGVSRPQEPRARDRARQIVLDSDGRGGAKNRKKLQIKGASKEETALLRKLGDGAVDPKIRELVERESKEFAEKQKTIADAILFWKKPPLPGLVINSRKEARRLQGNTALGRQADAGEIPTITRKKKGLFSSNWFNNLF, encoded by the coding sequence ATGATCCGTTTGAACCTTTCCAGTTTGGCCCATCGCGTCACATCTTTCGCTGCTCCGTTTGCGGTGCTTTTGGCGCTTGGGGGCCTTGTTGTCTTGCCGGGGTGTTCCGGTGTGCGCGAAGCCGTAGGATTGACCCGCGAAGCCCCTGATGAATTTCAGGTTAGGGTGCGCGCGCCGCTTTCAATGCCCCGGGAATATGGGTTAAAAGCCCCCCGTCCTGGGGTTTCGCGTCCTCAAGAGCCCCGTGCCAGAGACCGGGCGCGCCAAATCGTCCTTGATTCCGATGGCCGGGGTGGGGCTAAAAATCGCAAGAAATTGCAAATAAAGGGTGCCAGCAAAGAAGAAACGGCATTGCTGCGAAAGCTAGGCGATGGCGCGGTCGATCCTAAAATCCGCGAGCTGGTGGAACGGGAAAGTAAAGAATTTGCAGAAAAACAGAAAACCATTGCGGATGCGATTTTGTTTTGGAAAAAGCCACCCCTGCCAGGTCTGGTGATCAATTCCCGCAAGGAAGCCCGGCGTTTGCAAGGGAACACAGCCCTTGGCCGCCAAGCGGATGCGGGTGAAATTCCCACCATCACCCGCAAGAAAAAGGGTCTGTTCTCTTCGAATTGGTTCAACAACCTGTTTTAA
- a CDS encoding 4,5-dihydroxyphthalate decarboxylase: MTATKLSIGIERYDRHFPFFDGTVIPPDGVELDVYQAGQSSTLRDGDDRHERMLHGGEFDIAEFSMSTFLMAKGRDLPIAGIPIFPRRLFSQSQMWVHPDSNLWHPKDLVGKKVALSSFQTTLSLLAKGDMKFHYGVNWEDIHWLVTTDEKIKFDVKEGVKLDTIGKRSDLGRMLEDGEIDAFFLPHPPHSVVSGQTAARRLFADCKAEEINYYEKHGDFPIMHVVAIRQSLLEKEPWVAKAAFDMFNQAKELAETFYEDPNWSRLAWGRHYFEEERTLFVDDPWENGFKRNKANIERFIKYSHDQGLIDAIYPAESLFTETTLDT; encoded by the coding sequence ATGACCGCCACCAAACTTTCCATCGGCATTGAACGCTATGACCGACATTTTCCATTTTTCGATGGCACCGTGATCCCCCCCGATGGGGTGGAATTGGATGTCTATCAGGCCGGCCAGTCCAGCACCTTGCGCGATGGCGATGATCGTCATGAACGTATGCTCCATGGCGGGGAATTTGATATCGCTGAATTTTCCATGTCGACCTTCCTGATGGCCAAAGGCCGGGACCTGCCCATTGCCGGTATCCCGATTTTCCCCCGCCGCCTGTTCAGCCAAAGTCAGATGTGGGTCCATCCCGATTCCAACCTGTGGCATCCGAAAGATCTGGTTGGCAAAAAAGTCGCCCTGTCTTCGTTCCAGACCACCCTTTCGCTACTGGCCAAGGGCGATATGAAATTCCATTACGGCGTCAATTGGGAAGACATCCACTGGCTTGTCACCACCGATGAAAAGATCAAGTTTGACGTCAAGGAAGGCGTGAAACTGGATACCATTGGCAAACGGTCAGATCTGGGCCGGATGCTGGAAGATGGCGAAATTGACGCCTTTTTCCTGCCCCATCCCCCCCATTCCGTGGTCTCTGGTCAAACCGCGGCACGCAGGCTGTTCGCCGATTGCAAGGCCGAAGAAATCAATTATTATGAAAAACACGGCGATTTCCCGATCATGCATGTGGTGGCCATCCGCCAAAGCCTGTTGGAAAAAGAACCCTGGGTCGCCAAGGCTGCCTTTGACATGTTCAATCAGGCAAAAGAACTCGCTGAGACCTTTTACGAAGACCCCAATTGGTCGCGCCTTGCATGGGGACGCCATTACTTTGAAGAAGAACGCACCCTGTTTGTCGATGACCCATGGGAAAATGGCTTCAAGCGCAACAAGGCCAACATAGAACGCTTCATCAAATATTCCCACGATCAGGGTTTAATCGATGCGATCTATCCAGCCGAGTCGCTGTTCACGGAAACCACGCTGGATACGTAA
- a CDS encoding bifunctional riboflavin kinase/FAD synthetase, protein MRIFRHPDPVPEDLRGGVAVIGNFDGVHLGHQAVIGGARDIAQAMGVPLVVLTFEPHPRSLFQPDSEPFRLTSLRSKAHLMEGLGVDGLIVQHFDKAFAETPAEDFVTKILMAGLGVRHVMVGADFAFGKGRKGNVALLEATASEGGYTVSPIPQVMTTNGAVISSNTIRGHITDGDPGAAANLLGRTWEVDGKVVHGDARGRDLGFPTANVRMEDYLRPKAGVYAVRAGIDEGAETRWMDGAANFGTRPQFDGSDARLEVFLMDYSGDLYGKTLRVLFKAYLREEKAFADVDALIVQMNKDVSDARAILGAGSD, encoded by the coding sequence ATGCGCATTTTTCGCCATCCCGATCCCGTGCCCGAAGACCTTCGTGGCGGGGTTGCCGTCATTGGGAATTTTGACGGCGTCCATCTAGGCCATCAGGCCGTGATCGGTGGTGCGCGCGATATTGCTCAGGCTATGGGTGTGCCTTTGGTGGTGCTGACCTTCGAGCCCCATCCGCGCAGTCTGTTCCAACCTGACAGCGAACCCTTCCGCCTGACGTCACTTCGGTCCAAGGCCCATTTGATGGAAGGGCTGGGGGTTGATGGGCTGATCGTTCAGCATTTCGACAAGGCGTTTGCCGAAACACCGGCGGAAGATTTTGTGACCAAAATCTTGATGGCCGGTCTTGGGGTTCGCCACGTGATGGTGGGCGCAGATTTTGCCTTTGGCAAAGGACGCAAAGGCAATGTTGCCCTGTTAGAGGCCACGGCGTCTGAGGGGGGCTATACGGTAAGCCCAATACCACAGGTCATGACGACAAATGGTGCTGTGATTTCTTCGAACACCATCCGGGGGCATATCACGGATGGTGATCCCGGGGCGGCAGCTAATTTGCTGGGCCGGACATGGGAGGTCGATGGGAAAGTTGTTCATGGAGATGCCCGTGGCCGCGATCTGGGTTTTCCGACCGCCAATGTGCGCATGGAGGATTACCTGAGGCCCAAAGCCGGTGTTTATGCCGTGCGTGCGGGCATCGATGAAGGGGCAGAAACACGCTGGATGGATGGTGCGGCCAATTTTGGCACCCGCCCCCAATTCGATGGCAGCGATGCACGGCTTGAGGTGTTTTTGATGGACTATTCCGGCGATCTGTATGGCAAGACCCTTCGGGTTTTGTTCAAAGCCTATCTGCGTGAGGAAAAGGCCTTTGCGGATGTGGATGCCTTGATTGTTCAAATGAATAAAGATGTCAGCGATGCCCGGGCCATTCTTGGTGCCGGGTCTGATTAA
- the lspA gene encoding signal peptidase II: MAKIWKAGALISIGVFAADQLSKWWIVDKLMATPQAIEVTSFFNVVMVWNRGVSFGFFGAGGDATRWILSALSMAVVVGLCIWMVRAQKMVVGAALGLVIGGAIGNVADRLHYGAVADFLDFHLLGWHWPAFNVADSAIFIGVGLLFLDAFLGDQE, translated from the coding sequence ATGGCTAAGATTTGGAAAGCGGGCGCGTTGATCTCAATTGGGGTCTTTGCGGCCGATCAGCTTTCAAAATGGTGGATCGTGGACAAGCTTATGGCCACGCCCCAGGCAATCGAGGTTACGTCTTTCTTTAATGTGGTGATGGTTTGGAACCGCGGCGTTAGCTTTGGGTTCTTTGGTGCTGGTGGGGATGCCACGCGCTGGATTCTCAGCGCCCTTTCCATGGCCGTTGTTGTTGGGCTCTGCATCTGGATGGTTAGAGCCCAAAAAATGGTAGTGGGGGCTGCCCTTGGGCTGGTGATCGGTGGGGCTATTGGTAATGTTGCAGACCGGCTTCATTATGGCGCGGTTGCTGATTTTCTCGATTTTCACCTGTTAGGGTGGCACTGGCCTGCATTCAATGTGGCAGATTCGGCTATTTTCATAGGTGTTGGGCTTCTTTTTCTTGATGCTTTCCTTGGCGATCAAGAATGA
- a CDS encoding glucose 1-dehydrogenase, producing MKLENKVAIVTGAGRNIGESIAHTLSDEGAGVAVVDLELDRAEAVAKAITDKGGKAIAIAANVADEDDVKRLVKETVDGLGRIDVLVNNVAISDNQHILDISKEDWDRVISVTLGAPFLMGKYCAQQMVDQGDGGAIVNISSTSGWRGRPRAIAYTTAKGGVVNLTRSMAVQLAPHNIRVNSISPNKIGSPVGKADFDPTRPVKNLAGKSGDPEDMAKAVLFLVSSDSAFVWGENLFVDGGCMAMEVT from the coding sequence ATGAAATTGGAGAATAAGGTCGCCATTGTAACCGGTGCTGGCCGCAATATCGGAGAATCGATTGCCCATACCCTGTCTGACGAAGGGGCTGGCGTTGCTGTGGTCGATCTTGAACTGGATCGTGCCGAAGCCGTTGCCAAGGCCATCACCGATAAGGGCGGCAAGGCCATTGCCATTGCAGCCAATGTTGCGGATGAAGACGATGTCAAACGGCTGGTCAAGGAAACCGTTGATGGGCTGGGGCGCATTGATGTTTTGGTGAACAATGTCGCCATTTCCGATAATCAGCACATTCTCGATATTTCCAAGGAAGACTGGGACCGGGTGATCAGCGTAACCCTGGGTGCACCGTTCCTGATGGGTAAATATTGCGCGCAGCAGATGGTGGATCAGGGCGATGGCGGTGCCATTGTTAATATCTCATCCACGTCTGGTTGGCGCGGCCGTCCTCGGGCCATCGCTTATACTACTGCCAAGGGCGGGGTGGTTAACCTGACCCGTTCCATGGCGGTGCAGTTGGCCCCCCATAATATTCGGGTCAATTCTATATCCCCGAACAAGATCGGCTCTCCCGTGGGAAAAGCAGATTTTGATCCCACCCGTCCGGTGAAAAATCTGGCCGGGAAATCTGGTGATCCAGAAGATATGGCCAAGGCAGTATTGTTCCTTGTCAGCAGTGATTCGGCATTCGTTTGGGGTGAAAACCTGTTTGTCGATGGTGGCTGTATGGCCATGGAAGTGACCTGA